The DNA segment AAGTTCTTGCGGGTTAGGTGCAATTTCTCTTTCCGTGGGGAGGTTCAGGCCTGCTTTTAGACCGTCTTGTGTGCGCAGGGCTGGCTGAGTGGCTGTGCATAGAACTGCGCTGCATGAATAATGGGTACACAGTTCATTGATGGCTTCGAGGCAGGGGAAAAGGTATGGCGTTGGAATCATCTGAGCTTCATCGAGTATGATGACGCTTTCAGCAATATTGTGGAGTTTTCTACATTGAGAGCTTTTGTTGGCAAAAAGCGATTCGTAAAACTGGACGCTTGTCGTCACAATGACTGGAGCATCCCAGTTTTCAGTGGCGAGCAAAGCTCGGTCCATTTCCTGCGGGCCATATGAATCTTTTAATTCTTTGAAATTAAAGTTGCTGTGGTGTTCAAGGACCTTTGTACCAAGCGCTTTCTCAAAAACTGTGGCGTTCTGTTCTATAATACTGGTGTATGGGATGACGTATATGATGTGGCGCATTCCGTGTTGCTGTGCATGTTTTAACGCAAAGCCAAGGGAAGTCAGAGTCTTTCCGCCGCCAGTTGGAACTGTAAGGGTAAAAAGTCCCGGTTTTCGTTCTGCCTGCTTGAGCGCATATGAATAAATGCTTTGGCGCAGGGTGTTGATAGAGGTGGTAGGAGCCTTTTGTGTGAGCTTCTCCATATACGAGATGAACGCTGCATGAAGATCGTTAAGAGATGACGAGTGACCTCGTAAGGCGGACTTTTTTGTGTCGAGAAAACGTTCAGTATCGCAAAAGTCAGCATCTACAAGGCAGGAATAAAGCATACGCATAAAAAAGGATCGCTCAAAGCCTGTCTGCATGTTGAAGGGGAGAGCGTTAGGAAGAGTATTCTCCAAACTTTGAGCAAATGCTTTTGTTGCAGGATGCAGGTCGAAAGACTGAATGCGGGGGAGAACGTCAGCACTATTCTTGAGGCCAGTGTGATGGCCTGCAATAGCTTGTCCTATAAGTGCTCCGTGACTTGCGCTTTTATCCCAAAGATAGCGTGCGCCTGCAGCGGAATGGTCGACTCGCGGACCCCCTTCGAGGCGTTTCTGAAACTGTGGGGTGGCTTTCCCCAGATCATGAAAGATGCCAGCTGCTTCTCCCCATCCAGAGGCGTTGAAGGAAGACGCGTATTCTTTAGCGAGAGCACTGACTCCGGAGAGATGAGTAATGAGAGACTGCCACGTGTTTTTTTGTGGGTTCTCTGTTGAGTGGGCGTAAAACATATCTTCGAATAATATGTTTTCAAATTGTTTTCTACGGATAAGTAATAAAGATGAAGCCTTGTATTATGCTGTGAATTGGAACTCTGCTAGGGGAGGGAGAGGTGTGGAAAGAAAAGGAGAAGGGGATGCTTTCTCAAGTTGACTGCAAAAAGGGCACAAAGCTACTCTTTACTATTTGATATAGTATACAAAATTAAGCGGCAGTCGACAAAAAGTTTAGAAATTTTATGCGTCAGCAAAACAAGAAAGGGTCTACAAACATGGAGTTTGTAGACCCTTGAATTCTCTGGAGCCAGCGATGTGAATTGAACACACGACCTACTGATTACGAATGCTTTTCTGGCTTCTGCACAGATGTTCACATTTGTCCTTATCCGGCTTATAGTTATGACTAAAGTATATTTTCTTCATTCACGAGATTACCCACGTTTTACCGTGCTTGCACGGTACAAGTGGGGGGAGAATGGGGGGAGAATTTGGTAGCTAAGTGAGGGAGAGATTATGTCCAGAAAAATGATAACAGCGGCCCCCGGCGTTCGCTATTACGAGCATGAAGAGCGAAAGCATGGAATACGCAAGGACCGTTACTTTTTTATTCGTTTTCAGGTTGACGGTAAAAGGCGTGAAGAAGGACTTGGTTGGTCAAGTGAAGGATGGACAGTGGAAAAAGCTGTTCAGTGTCTTATGAAGTTTAAGAATGCAGCCAAAACAGGTGATGGCCCCAGAAGTTTCAGAGAGCTCCGAGAAAGAGAGCGCCAGGCTGCAGCAAAGAAAGCTCAGAAGGGTACAGTAGAGGAGCTTTTTCAGGGGTACGTGGAGAATTTGCGTCAGCGAGAGCGAAAGAGTGTTGGTGAAGTTGAGCGGTCTCTCCTTACGGGAAAGAATAATGCAGCGAATGCACTTGGACGAACGAAGCCTGCTATGGACGTTAGAACGAGTGATGTGAAGCTTTTTTTGAGGAGTTTGTATCTCGATCGATCCAAGAGCATGGCCCATCATATGCGGCTTTATTTGAGTGCTGCTTTTAATTTTGGAATTGGCAACGAACATGACTATACACGGGCCCATTCTGAGGTTTCATTTGGGTTGTCCGTAAATCCTGTTGCTGCGATTCCTGCGGATCATCATGTGATAAAGCCAGGAAATCGTAACTTGTCTTCTCAGGAAATAAAAAGCGCCTGGAACGGGATTGCAGAGCGTCATTGTGATTCTGCGACGGTGCAGGCATTGCAACTGCTCATTGCAATAGGAGAACCTCGAGTGAATGAGGTCCTTCAGGCATCAAAGGTTGAGTTTGACCTTGAGGCAGGGACGTGGACTCTTCCAGGCGGGCGTTCAAAAAACAGACGTCAGCACAAGCTCCCACTCTCGGAGCGAGCCCTCAGTCTTGTAAAAGAGCGTTTCGATCAGGTGGATGGACCTTACTTGTTTCCAAAGAAAGGGACGCCAAAAAGTCCGATGCCTTGCTCTAGCCTGAATAGGGCGGTGCGAAGAATGTGTGAGGATATTGCGATGGAGCGTTTTACTCCGCGTGACCTCCGGCGAACATGCAGAACTCGGCTAGCTGACGCGGGCGTGCCCGGGTATTTGCTGAATATTTACTTTAACCACGGGCAGCAAGGTGTCGGTGAGATCCACTACGATAGATCTGACCACCTTAAAGAGAAGAATGAAGTTATGCAGAAGTGGTCCTCATTGCTTGATTCGTGGCTGGGAGATACCGACTCGCCATCTGGCCGAAAGATTATTCCATTCCCTGTTGCTGGGCATGGATGAGTGGCAAAAAAAAGGAATGAAAGTCCCCAGAGCTAAGCGGCTTTGGGGACTTTTTTATGAAGCCGTTAATAATTTAAAAAACAGTCTAATGAAAAAGCGAGAGCTTATTTTGTTCTGTATTGTGCCAATGGTTGAGAAACTGGAGATCCAAGGCGTCAAGGAGTTGGAAAATATCCGTGATTTTTGCAGTAGATTTCCCGCTTTCAAATTCAGAGATGAAGCGAACGCCCACGCAACTCTTCTCCGCAAGTTGCTTTTGGGTCCATCCAATATTCTTGCGCCGTTGCCAAGCTGCTTTGCCAAGGGATGCACCATTGTCGACGTTTCCTAAGAAGAAAAGATGATCTGGTGTGGTTGCTTTTTCGAGAAAGCTTGTGAGAAGGAGATTTTTACTCGTGATATGACGAGTTGCGATGAGCCTGTCATACCCCTTTGGTTTGGAGGTGGCGAGCAAGGCTTTAAGATGTGATTTTGTGGAGAGGGCTTTTTGTCTGCGTTCATAAAAACTCCCTTCTAGAAAAATACGTTTATTGATAAGGATGTTGATATTTATCCGTACGGGAGTTTTTGAAGAAGTCGTGAGTTTTAAACTGGTTCTCTTTAAAGATTTCTTGAAACAACTTTGATGTAGAGATATTGGGAAGTCGTTAAAAACAGGGAGAGATATAAATGCCGGCCAGTTTTTTAGAAGAGAATAATTTAGAAAAGTTAGCTCAAGAGAGTCTTGAAAATGTTCGCAAGAAATTGCTTGATCTGACCGGAAGAAATCGACTTCTTAATTTTAGGGAATCGAAAAAGACGATACGCATCGTTGATGAGCTACCAGATCAGGTTTTTGATATGCTTGTTGGTGGAGGACAGTCAATGGAGCTTATTTCTTATGACCCTCCAAAAGAAGAGCAAATTGAGGGTAAAGCTCTTCAAGAATCAAAACAAATCAAACCATTAACAAGTAGTGAAGCAAAAAAGTATTGTGAAAAATATGGTCTTGAATCTGAACAAGTTTGTTTTATAAGTGAGAGAGTAGAGGCCCTGGGATCTTTTGCAGCAGTTCAGGAACAGTACTCTAAAAAATCTCCAGTGGCGAAATTTGCGCATCAGTATGCCCGTACTTTGTACTGTTCGAATTTAGAATGTGACACGGATAAGCAGCTAGATGAGGTTCAGGACACATGCTCTATTGATTTGTCGAATGAACTTCCCAAAGATGTAGCCGAGCAGAGTGAAAAGCATAAAGATAAATTTTTACAGACTCCTTTAATTAAGAAGCAACTTGAAAAAAGATGTACTCAGGTCACTCGTGATTTTAAGGCGGCAATAAATGAGACTGGAGCCAATTTGCTGTACATGGCAATTGGTTTTCTTGAGTGGACCCAGGCTGATGATTCTCAGAAGAAGTTTAAAGCCCCTCTTGTGCTTATTCCTCTTGAGATAGAAAAAAGACGAGTGAATCGCGAGAATGAACTGTATGCATTTGAAGTGGCCTTTAGTACCGAATATATTGAATCAAATTTATCGTTAGCGGAGCTTTTAGATAAAAATTTTGGTTTAAGGCTTCCTGAATTTGCTCCGGGGATAAAACCTGAGGTGTATTTTGAGGATGTCGCACGTGTTGTGGAAGGAAAAGAAGGTTGGAAAATCCATCGAGAGATGGTGATTGGCTTTTTTAGTTTTTCAAAGTTGCGTATTTACAAAGATTTGGATGAGAGTGCCTGGCCAAAAGGGAAAGGCCCCTTAGATAATCAGGCTATTGCTGAGTTGTTAGTTGGTAGAGATAAACAAGATCGAAACGATAGTCTTTGGGGGGAAGATCCTGAACCCGATGATTCGAATCTTGTCGATCAGATACCTCTTGTATTGGATGCAGATGGGTCACAGCTTTCTGTGATTAATGATGTTTTGTTTGGGAATGATAATATGGTGGTGCATGGCCCCCCTGGAACAGGCAAATCCCAGACAATTGCGAATTTGATAGCAGCTGCTTTGAGCCAGAAAAAAACTGTTTTGTTTGTATCGGAGAAAAAAGCAGCCTTAGATGTCGTTAGAAAGAGATTGAATAATGTTAATCTGGGTGATTTTTGCCTAGAGCTGCATAGCCACCAAAGCAGAAAGGGGGCGTTGCATGCTGATTTAGAAAGCCGTTTGAAGCACTCCTATTCTAAATCAAATGGCTTTGATTCAAAAATCAAACTTCGAAAGTATCATCGAAGCCGGCTTGTAAGTTATTATGATGAGCTTATGGCTTCGAGGGGGAATATTGGAAAATCTGCGTATGAGATATTAGGCGAGGCGGAGAAGTGGCGAACAAAAGTAACCAGCCCGGACAGCGATTTTGTGTATGATCATGCATTGGATCTTGACCAACAAACTATTGATGTTACCGCGGAAGAGTTAGAAGAGTTTTCTCGTCTTTTTAAAAAATTGCCTCCAGAAGCGGTGAAAGCTTGGTCTGGGTTTGTCCCCCAGGTTGTTCTTTCTGAGGATGAACGAAAGGTTCAGTTTGTTTTGGAAGATGCGAGTGAAAAGACGCAGGGATTACTTTCCAAGTTGAAATCTTCTGGAATTAAGGCTGATGTTTCTTTTGGAGAACTCCGTCGTTTTTCTAATGTTAATTTGGAAAAATTGCAGAGTATACCTCGTCCTTGGATGCAAGATTTGGGGGGAGTTCTAGAACAGGCACAAGGAAGAGATGTTATTCAGCGCCTGATTCGTGAGTTAAATGAATATAATAATCTCGTAAATGTGTGTACTTCCACGTTTGGTGTATTTGAAGGAATTCCATTTGATAATGTCGAGAAGGCAAAGAACGCAGCCCAACATCTTAAAGAAATGAGAGTGGGTTCGTGGTCATTTGGTGATTTGGAGAAAGTGCATCAACTAGGCAAGAATTTTATCCAACTTCGGGATGAACTTACAAGAGATACAGAAAGCGTCGCGGGGTTGTATCCTGGTTTTGTCCTAAACATTATATTTTGTGAAAAAATATGTGAGTTGTCAGATTTCCTTGAGCGGTTACCACCTTCTTTTGGACTCCACATTTATGATGGACATGTTTCTCGGCTTGGTCTCCAATATTTAGAGGAGGCAACGGGGGATGCCTCTAACATCTTAGAAAAAAAACAAAAGCTAACAAAGCTATTCGTTCTAGAAAAAGCCCCAGGAGTTCATGCGATTAGAGCTCTTGTGAATGTTTTTCGGAATAGTCCAGGTATGTTCGGTCGTCTTTTTTCTTCCTCGTATAAACAAGCTCAAAAAGAATTTGTAGCGTTTAGAGCGAAGGAAAACCAATCAAAACCTTTAGAGAGCATTGATGATCTGGAGTGCCTGATTGAGTTTTTGGATCAAGCTGAGTCTTTTGGAAAAGATGAAAATTATACAACGCTGTTTGGACCTAAATTTATAGGTATTGATACAGACTGGGCTAAGCTTGAGAACCAAGTTAAGGCGACAAGGAAGATTGCTTATTTATTAGGGTCAGAAGCTTCAGCTAAAAAACTTTTAAATGATATATCCCGTTATCAAGAAATGTTGCGGCATGTAACGGAATGCGTTCGTTTAAAGAAAGGAGAAATGGAAAAGCAGCTTGATGTTTTTGGAGTTCGGGGATTCTTACGTGAAACTTCATTTGATGATTTTTCTCAGAAGATTGAGCAAATAGAAAAAGGTGTTGCTGATAATTTACCCAGACTTTTGGCCCTCAATGTTTCTGAGAAGATGACAGTGACTCAATTTATTAATGCTGTAGG comes from the Desulfobaculum bizertense DSM 18034 genome and includes:
- a CDS encoding CRISPR-associated helicase/endonuclease Cas3 produces the protein MFYAHSTENPQKNTWQSLITHLSGVSALAKEYASSFNASGWGEAAGIFHDLGKATPQFQKRLEGGPRVDHSAAGARYLWDKSASHGALIGQAIAGHHTGLKNSADVLPRIQSFDLHPATKAFAQSLENTLPNALPFNMQTGFERSFFMRMLYSCLVDADFCDTERFLDTKKSALRGHSSSLNDLHAAFISYMEKLTQKAPTTSINTLRQSIYSYALKQAERKPGLFTLTVPTGGGKTLTSLGFALKHAQQHGMRHIIYVIPYTSIIEQNATVFEKALGTKVLEHHSNFNFKELKDSYGPQEMDRALLATENWDAPVIVTTSVQFYESLFANKSSQCRKLHNIAESVIILDEAQMIPTPYLFPCLEAINELCTHYSCSAVLCTATQPALRTQDGLKAGLNLPTEREIAPNPQELQIKFKRVEAQQLGEIDENTLLKKIRAEKQSLCIVNTRKTAQRLFEGLKKTEGIFHLSTLMYPLHRKDVLSEIRIRLSEDKPCTVISTQLIEAGVDVDFPRVFREEAGLDSIAQAAGRCNREGRRKKGLVSIFQLEGSYNVHFAAQCSAAREALRPCPQDILGLDAIKKYFQKLFWELGKEQLDSKQIIPRLEEGAKSLRFDFEDIARDFRIIETQTQAVVITKDEEPRRIVEKLRFAPPSREDLRELQQYTVQIWPHELRKLQAAGVVEQDSHELFHILLNNDLYSPYTGLSCDDPTHISTETLTNF
- a CDS encoding site-specific integrase, which gives rise to MSRKMITAAPGVRYYEHEERKHGIRKDRYFFIRFQVDGKRREEGLGWSSEGWTVEKAVQCLMKFKNAAKTGDGPRSFRELRERERQAAAKKAQKGTVEELFQGYVENLRQRERKSVGEVERSLLTGKNNAANALGRTKPAMDVRTSDVKLFLRSLYLDRSKSMAHHMRLYLSAAFNFGIGNEHDYTRAHSEVSFGLSVNPVAAIPADHHVIKPGNRNLSSQEIKSAWNGIAERHCDSATVQALQLLIAIGEPRVNEVLQASKVEFDLEAGTWTLPGGRSKNRRQHKLPLSERALSLVKERFDQVDGPYLFPKKGTPKSPMPCSSLNRAVRRMCEDIAMERFTPRDLRRTCRTRLADAGVPGYLLNIYFNHGQQGVGEIHYDRSDHLKEKNEVMQKWSSLLDSWLGDTDSPSGRKIIPFPVAGHG
- a CDS encoding helix-turn-helix domain-containing protein, whose amino-acid sequence is MLATSKPKGYDRLIATRHITSKNLLLTSFLEKATTPDHLFFLGNVDNGASLGKAAWQRRKNIGWTQKQLAEKSCVGVRFISEFESGKSTAKITDIFQLLDALDLQFLNHWHNTEQNKLSLFH
- a CDS encoding DUF4011 domain-containing protein, producing the protein MPASFLEENNLEKLAQESLENVRKKLLDLTGRNRLLNFRESKKTIRIVDELPDQVFDMLVGGGQSMELISYDPPKEEQIEGKALQESKQIKPLTSSEAKKYCEKYGLESEQVCFISERVEALGSFAAVQEQYSKKSPVAKFAHQYARTLYCSNLECDTDKQLDEVQDTCSIDLSNELPKDVAEQSEKHKDKFLQTPLIKKQLEKRCTQVTRDFKAAINETGANLLYMAIGFLEWTQADDSQKKFKAPLVLIPLEIEKRRVNRENELYAFEVAFSTEYIESNLSLAELLDKNFGLRLPEFAPGIKPEVYFEDVARVVEGKEGWKIHREMVIGFFSFSKLRIYKDLDESAWPKGKGPLDNQAIAELLVGRDKQDRNDSLWGEDPEPDDSNLVDQIPLVLDADGSQLSVINDVLFGNDNMVVHGPPGTGKSQTIANLIAAALSQKKTVLFVSEKKAALDVVRKRLNNVNLGDFCLELHSHQSRKGALHADLESRLKHSYSKSNGFDSKIKLRKYHRSRLVSYYDELMASRGNIGKSAYEILGEAEKWRTKVTSPDSDFVYDHALDLDQQTIDVTAEELEEFSRLFKKLPPEAVKAWSGFVPQVVLSEDERKVQFVLEDASEKTQGLLSKLKSSGIKADVSFGELRRFSNVNLEKLQSIPRPWMQDLGGVLEQAQGRDVIQRLIRELNEYNNLVNVCTSTFGVFEGIPFDNVEKAKNAAQHLKEMRVGSWSFGDLEKVHQLGKNFIQLRDELTRDTESVAGLYPGFVLNIIFCEKICELSDFLERLPPSFGLHIYDGHVSRLGLQYLEEATGDASNILEKKQKLTKLFVLEKAPGVHAIRALVNVFRNSPGMFGRLFSSSYKQAQKEFVAFRAKENQSKPLESIDDLECLIEFLDQAESFGKDENYTTLFGPKFIGIDTDWAKLENQVKATRKIAYLLGSEASAKKLLNDISRYQEMLRHVTECVRLKKGEMEKQLDVFGVRGFLRETSFDDFSQKIEQIEKGVADNLPRLLALNVSEKMTVTQFINAVGTFEKCISLKRNIEQNLRYKELLGNYFCGIETEIDPIAKMTEWTCSLVEDPSCGTRILRWLLKEHTPSRINTLVSIAHSSSAYLQALNEDFCSLKDLGPLNLNEWLGCDFAVCPVESALDKFQSALSQILYLQSWRVSQGLKKKLVDKGLTDIVEKVEDDHLDSAEASSFYRYAMFNSMARELVRGSKVLRDFQGAIYEQVRAQLQSIEQELEGLSQQKIAWAASQRRPPTGVSYGRVRDYTELSLIKHEIGKKRAHIPVRQLVMRSVSALKALKPCFMMSPMSVAQYLAPGAVTFDLVIMDEASQLKLEDALGVVMRGKQVVVVGDPKQLPPTSFFDKNIEISSDDETISDNAESILDVAQNCFPNNRLRWHYRSEDERLIAFSNAQFYHGDLVVFPTPNKTGVDTGVFHHYIENSYSQKGTKGGVVNRLEATTVAEAIRTHFRKYGDLSLGVATFNASQCELIQDELDRLCRSDKWLEDKIKKWDDTPDSFFIKNLENVQGDERDVIFISTTYGPDKQSGQVFQRFGPINSATGWRRLNVIVTRAKKQVHVFTALRSTDIKVTSSSKEGVVALRNYLEFVETGRIPEWGEVNPDRGPDSDFEIAVAYALNQRGYKTAYQVGVAGFFIDIGVYHPQHEGEFILGIECDGATYHSAKSVRDRDILRQSILESKGWNIHRIWSTDWFKSRDNEITRLMDKLDELVAKSTVVQSATITEDIPGQRYKPQKDIVATSGDSEDEELRHALFEFRENKIKPEYEDVCQTILSDIWIERFVERKPTSRAEFSDFPLKDRETILGGTEYLNDILNLIEDFV